The following proteins are encoded in a genomic region of Garra rufa chromosome 22, GarRuf1.0, whole genome shotgun sequence:
- the usp54b gene encoding ubiquitin carboxyl-terminal hydrolase 54 isoform X3 yields the protein MCFLQENLLMRIHFHISDETKEDICTAKHCIPHQKFAMTLFEQCVCNNCGATSDPLPFIQMVHYISTTSLCNQAVRMLECKEKPTPDMFGELLRNASTMGDLRNCPSNCGEMLRIRRVLMNCPEIISIGLVWDSDHSDLAEDVIHSLGTCLRLGDLFYRVTDERAKQSELYLVGMVCYYGKHYSTFFFQTKIRKWMYFDDAHVKEIGPKWKDVVSRCIKGHYQPLLLLYADPRGTPVSSQDMLAAQLDLHHSSKAGYDSEDSGREPSISSDTRTDSSTDSYSYKHSRSHHESMASHFSSDSQGTVVCNQDSSGSQNSMDTAGEVLKDQVTPLCTSRPSSTGHLQDYKETVNMIHSRPLSSSSSSGVGGSEAGARARDWEDESTSSESKSSSSGGCYRPTWRPRREALNIDSIFSREKHRPAGYATLGPSPLPEDPMSPGHSELVSGAVAEGSNIVAAEMGGMTDGSGGMPEMGVEHLPIPPPLRGMEQQPRLIQRMESGYESSERNSNSPISMDMPLSDNPSTSAHRDSGSKRPVTSGPSWRTVPKSKSSSAILQDLKSPTWSSTPLSLGEGRSELDELQEEVARRARQQELQRKKEKEREAAQGFNPRPSKFMDLDELQHQGKGGSFEHCLAEADSLLEQSLRLEQAGDTATALALSHHAVSKLRFSMHEGSANTHSRTMAADAKLQKCMRRARGLQQRMQQQQEQQQEPSRPQGPTSEQPGPVQVLLTDNQEEVWETNQDSVLGSPSPQPMKSPSSCTNSPSQPSSRPSLNPRPASSQPQPQERDERSNWSTQNEDEWGGIRLSDVLQASGIRIMPIRKHLAISLPSLPLDFWGVLGEDEEVSTCQHPQSPNPPLWQGTVDSPDRIPQSSNPSPPVEEKVPVPRRAPIWQPLSGSSQPCTKLTPPVAARHWSSWSLDRPDAVVNPYDTPPDQNKRMGPALSQHTPGRHLAPHSPMSTRKKNILKYSNFQSMELEPTEAEDQELSELDSLYQASLQAGPGPGRALRGTSSPAVGRSVPPAARKLLTGVGRSRTPTAELERTVYGPPGCCSPTGYMNMPLSVAHHAPQSGEEDQYDADHLRRIARSLSGTVIGRRQNRLAVSRSFLGDSGVTSYHSSMYSPSCLQFPLSHSDLHLLQPSCLHLLPSSSPPSQQPGPCREAPGKTHSRFPLP from the exons AGTAACTGTGGCGAGATGTTGCGGATTCGGCGGGTTCTCATGAACTGCCCGGAGATCATCAGCATCGGCCTGGTGTGGGACTCGGATCACTCTGATCTGGCCGAAGACGTCATCCACAGCCTGGGCACGTGCCTGCGGTTGGGTGAT CTGTTCTACCGTGTGACGGATGAGCGGGCCAAGCAATCAGAGCTTTACCTTGTGGGCATGGTTTGCTACTACGGCAAGCATTACTCCACCTTCTTCTTCCAGACCAAGATACGCAAGTGGATGTACTTCGATGACGCACATGTGAAGGAG ATAGGACCTAAGTGGAAGGATGTGGTGTCGAGATGTATAAAAGGCCACTACCAGCCACTCCTGCTGCTGTACGCTGACCCCCGAGGGACGCCTGTGTCATCGCAAGACATGCTGGCAGCGCAGCTGGACCTGCACCACAGCAGCAAAGCTGGCTATGACAGCGAAGACTCCG GGAGGGAGCCCTCAATTTCAAGTGACACACGCACAGACTCTTCCACAGACAGCTACAGCTACAAGCACTCTCGATCACACCATGAGTCCATGGCCTCCCATTTCTCTTCTGACTCTCAGGGAACTGTGGTGTGTAATCAGGACAGCAGCGGTTCCCAGAACAGCATGGACACTGCAG GGGAGGTTCTTAAAGACCAGGTCACTCCTCTTTGTACGTCAAGGCCCTCATCTACTGGCCATCTGCAGGACTATAAAGAGACTGTGAATATGATCCACAGCAGACCCCTTTCATCGTCCTCTAGCTCAGGGGTAGGCGGCTCAGAGGCTGGGGCGCGGGCGAGGGATTGGGAAGACGAGAGCACCAGCAGTGAGTCCAAGTCCAGCTCCAGTGGAGGGTGCTATCGCCCCACATGGAGACCCAGAAGAGAAGCCCTGAACATTGACAGTATCTTCAGCCGGGAAAAGCATCGGCCGGCCGGCTATGCCACACTAGGACCTTCCCCGCTACCGGAGGACCCGATGTCACCAGGGCACAGTGAATTGGTCTCAGGGGCTGTGGCGGAGGGGTCAAACATTGTGGCAGCAGAGATGGGGGGCATGACCGATGGCTCAGGGGGCATGCCAGAAATGGGAGTGGAGCATCTACCAATCCCGCCACCTCTAAGAGGCATGGAACAGCAGCCTCGGCTAATCCAGAGGATGGAGAGTGGCTACGAAAGTAGTGAGAGGAACAGCAACAGCCCTATCAGCATGGACATGCCCCTCAGCGACAACCCCAGCACCAGTGCTCACAG GGACAGTGGCAGTAAGAGACCCGTGACTTCTGGGCCCTCCTGGCGGACAGTGCCCAAGTCCAAAAGCAGCAGTGCCATCCTGCAAGACCTCAAATCACCCACCTGGAGCAGCACTCCATTGAGTTTGG GAGAGGGACGCAGCGAGCTGGATGAATTGCAAGAGGAAGTTGCTCGCAGGGCCAGGCAGCAGGAGCTCCAGAGGAAGAAGGAGAAGGAGAGAGAAGCAGCGCAGGGCTTCAACCCCAGACCCAGCAAGTTCATGGACCTGGACGAACTTCAGCACCAGG GGAAGGGGGGCAGTTTTGAGCACTGCCTGGCGGAGGCTGACTCTCTCTTAGAGCAGTCGCTGCGCCTGGAGCAAGCTGGGGATACAGCTACAGCCCTGGCGCTCTCCCACCACGCTGTGT CTAAACTAAGATTTTCCATGCATGAGGGCAGTGCTAACACTCATAGCAGGACTATGGCTGCTGACGCCAAGCTGCAAAAATGCATGAGGAGAGCGCGGGGCCTACAACAGCGCATGCAGCAACAGCAAGAGCAGCAGCAGGAGCCCAGCCGCCCACAGGGGCCCACCAG TGAACAACCTGGCCCGGTCCAAGTATTGTTGACAGACAATCAGGAGGAGGTCTGGGAGACCAATCAGGATTCTGTGCTTGGCTCACCCTCTCCTCAACCCATGAAATCACCCTCCTCTTGTACAAACTCCCCATCACAGCCCTCTAGCCGCCCATCGCTCAATCCCAGGCCTGCCTCTTCTCAGCCACAGCCCCAAGAGCGTGATGAGCGCAGCAATTGGTCAACCCAGAATGAGGACGAATGGGGTGGCATCAGATTATCGGATGTTCTCCAAGCATCAGGCATCCGGATCATGCCCATACGCAAACACCTTGCCATATCTCTACCCTCTTTACCCCTTGACTTCTGGGGTGTATTGGGAGAGGACGAAGAGGTCTCTACCTGTCAGCATCCTCAATCTCCAAATCCTCCTTTGTGGCAGGGCACTGTGGATAGTCCAGACCGGATACCCCAATCCAGCAATCCCAGTCCCCCTGTTGAGGAGAAGGTGCCGGTGCCCAGACGAGCCCCAATATGGCAGCCCCTGTCTGGATCTTCCCAGCCCTGCACCAAATTGACCCCTCCTGTTGCTGCCCGTCATTGGTCCTCTTGGAGCCTGGACCGTCCTGATGCTGTTGTCAACCCCTATGACACACCTCCTGACCAGAACAAGCGGATGGGACCTGCCCTCTCTCAACACACACCTGGAAGACACCTTGCTCCTCACAGTCCCATGAGCACCAGGAAGAAGAACATCCTTAAGTACTCAAACTTCCAGAGCATGGAGTTGGAACCCACAGAGGCCGAGGACCAGGAACTTTCTGAATTGGATTCACTTTACCAGGCCAGTCTGCAGGCTGGCCCGGGACCTGGCCGAGCCCTGCGCGGTACCAGCTCACCTGCTGTTGGGAGATCAG TACCTCCTGCTGCACGAAAGCTGCTCACTGGAGTCGGACGCTCTCGGACCCCCACGGCTGAGCTTGAGAGAACTGTTTATGGACCACCAggttgttgcagccctactggATACATGAACATG CCCCTGTCAGTGGCCCATCACGCGCCTCAGTCAGGAGAGGAAGACCAGTATGATGCAGATCACCTGCGCCGTATTGCTCGCAGCCTGAGTGGAACGGTCATCGGCCGTCGCCAAAACCGTCTTGCCGTCTCCCGAAGCTTT cTGGGGGACTCCGGGGTTACGTCATATCACAGCTCCATGTACTCACCTAGTTGCCTTCAGTTTCCATTGTCTCATTCAGACCTCCATCTGCTCCAACCCAGCTGTCTTCATCTCCTTCCTTCATCTTCACCCCCGTCTCAGCAGCCTGGGCCTTGCAGAGAGGCTCCAGGTAAAACCCACTCTCGTTTTCCACTTCCATAA